From a single Flavobacterium sp. genomic region:
- a CDS encoding DNA cytosine methyltransferase yields MINFKEKISIDEFDGKRFQVRIVEAENDNKAVLTHYLHNIHNGVSKYYKDYALIALSEYISYKQEEENIQIFEEEALQQLLFEVENVPFPTPKNYKFKFIDLFAGIGGFRIAMQNLGGKCVFTSEWDKEAKKTYRANFGEVPFGDITKNRIKKFIPDDFDVLCAGFPCQAFSIAGKRGGFDDTRGTLFFDVAEIIKKYKPKAIFLENVKGLRNHDKGKTLETILNVLRNDLNYYVPEPKIINAKDFGVPQNRERIYIVGFRKDLKINEFQYPEPTNNKVTFKKVKEEKVPPTKYYLSTQYVQTLINHKARHENKGNGFGYAIIPDDGIANAIVVGGMGRERNLVIDHRIVDYTPTTHIKGTVNRDGIRKMTPREWARLQGFPDNFIIPVADASAYKQFGNSVAVPAIEATALKILETVKLI; encoded by the coding sequence ATGATTAATTTTAAAGAAAAAATAAGTATTGATGAATTTGACGGCAAACGCTTTCAGGTAAGAATTGTTGAAGCTGAGAATGATAATAAAGCTGTTTTGACTCATTACTTACATAATATACATAATGGTGTTTCAAAGTATTATAAAGATTATGCTTTAATAGCTCTTTCTGAATATATTTCTTATAAGCAAGAAGAAGAAAATATTCAAATTTTTGAAGAAGAAGCTTTACAACAATTATTATTTGAAGTTGAAAATGTTCCTTTTCCAACTCCCAAAAATTATAAATTTAAGTTTATTGATTTATTTGCAGGAATTGGCGGTTTTAGAATTGCTATGCAAAATTTAGGAGGTAAATGTGTTTTTACAAGTGAATGGGATAAAGAAGCAAAAAAAACATATAGGGCTAATTTTGGTGAAGTACCATTTGGCGATATTACTAAAAATAGAATTAAAAAGTTTATTCCTGATGATTTTGATGTTTTGTGTGCTGGTTTTCCATGTCAAGCATTTTCAATAGCTGGAAAAAGAGGCGGTTTTGATGACACAAGAGGAACTTTGTTTTTTGATGTTGCAGAAATAATTAAAAAATACAAACCAAAGGCGATTTTTCTTGAAAACGTAAAAGGTTTAAGAAATCATGATAAAGGAAAAACACTTGAAACAATTTTAAATGTATTAAGAAATGATTTAAATTATTATGTTCCAGAACCAAAAATTATAAATGCAAAAGATTTTGGTGTTCCTCAAAATCGTGAAAGAATATATATAGTTGGATTTCGTAAAGATTTGAAAATAAATGAATTTCAATATCCTGAACCTACTAATAATAAAGTAACTTTTAAAAAAGTAAAAGAAGAGAAAGTTCCTCCAACAAAGTATTATCTTTCAACTCAATATGTTCAAACTTTAATCAATCATAAGGCTAGACATGAAAATAAAGGAAATGGGTTTGGTTATGCAATAATTCCTGACGATGGAATTGCTAATGCAATAGTAGTTGGAGGTATGGGAAGAGAGAGAAATTTAGTTATTGACCACAGGATTGTTGATTACACTCCTACGACTCATATAAAAGGGACTGTAAATAGGGACGGTATTCGTAAAATGACACCACGAGAATGGGCAAGATTACAAGGTTTTCCGGATAATTTTATTATTCCTGTAGCTGACGCTTCGGCATATAAACAGTTTGGAAATTCGGTTGCAGTTCCAGCGATTGAAGCAACAGCATTAAAGATTTTAGAAACGGTTAAATTGATTTAA